From the Hymenobacter yonginensis genome, one window contains:
- a CDS encoding pirin family protein, producing the protein MPHILISAADRGLKDIGWLQSNFSLSFGPYANPARSGFGLLRVFNDDFVQPGGGFGLHAHANMEIISVMLAGRMNHKDSLGYSEEVSTDWVQIMSAGTGLRHEEHNIGDDEVNFLQIWIEPKLQNVTPRYQRRHFPAEKRRNRLTTIVSNEEGTAHCWINQNAKLSLGFFDAGQTVDYALNPLNKGVFIFLLEGQLTVNGQAVAPRESLGLWETADVHIVCEAESKFIVIEAPINH; encoded by the coding sequence ATGCCACACATTCTCATTTCCGCCGCCGACCGCGGCCTGAAAGATATCGGCTGGCTGCAGAGCAACTTCTCACTCAGCTTCGGGCCTTACGCCAACCCGGCCCGCAGCGGCTTCGGGTTGCTGCGCGTCTTCAACGACGACTTTGTGCAGCCGGGCGGCGGCTTCGGGCTGCATGCCCACGCCAACATGGAAATCATTTCGGTGATGCTGGCCGGGCGCATGAATCACAAGGATTCGCTGGGCTACTCCGAGGAGGTTTCCACCGACTGGGTGCAGATCATGAGCGCCGGCACCGGCCTGCGCCACGAGGAACACAACATCGGCGACGACGAGGTGAACTTCCTGCAGATCTGGATTGAGCCCAAGCTGCAGAACGTGACGCCCCGCTACCAGCGCCGCCACTTCCCGGCCGAGAAGCGCCGCAACCGCCTCACCACCATCGTCAGCAACGAGGAAGGCACGGCCCACTGCTGGATCAACCAGAACGCGAAACTCTCGCTGGGCTTCTTCGACGCCGGCCAGACTGTGGACTACGCGCTGAACCCGCTTAACAAGGGCGTATTCATCTTTCTGCTCGAAGGCCAGTTGACCGTGAACGGCCAGGCCGTGGCGCCGCGCGAAAGCCTGGGCTTGTGGGAAACCGCCGACGTGCACATCGTTTGCGAAGCGGAAAGCAAGTTTATTGTCATCGAAGCGCCTATCAATCACTAG
- a CDS encoding nitroreductase family protein, giving the protein MRYAPTTYPVHELIRKRWSPRSFTSQPVAPDALNQVFEAAAWAASAMNEQPWRYIYAHKSDQETFQKLVDCLLPGNQPWAKNAPVLILSLVKTHYDNGNPNGAALHDLGMANANLILEATALDLHGHFMAGFDANKAREAFRIPESLQPVAMLALGYVGEADQLEEPFLSREKAPRQRKPVSEIAFHSQLPA; this is encoded by the coding sequence ATGCGTTACGCCCCCACCACCTACCCTGTCCACGAGCTGATTCGGAAGCGCTGGAGCCCGCGCTCCTTCACCAGCCAGCCCGTAGCGCCCGACGCCCTGAACCAGGTGTTTGAGGCCGCCGCCTGGGCTGCCAGCGCCATGAACGAGCAGCCCTGGCGCTATATCTACGCCCACAAATCCGACCAGGAAACGTTTCAGAAGCTGGTAGACTGCCTGCTGCCCGGCAACCAACCCTGGGCCAAAAACGCCCCAGTGCTTATCCTGTCCCTGGTGAAAACGCACTACGACAACGGCAACCCCAACGGCGCCGCCCTCCACGACCTGGGCATGGCCAATGCCAACCTGATCCTGGAAGCCACGGCCCTGGATCTGCACGGCCACTTCATGGCAGGCTTCGATGCGAATAAGGCCCGCGAAGCCTTCCGGATTCCGGAGTCGTTGCAGCCAGTGGCCATGCTGGCGCTAGGCTACGTCGGTGAGGCCGACCAGCTGGAGGAGCCGTTCCTGAGCCGCGAGAAAGCGCCCCGCCAGCGCAAGCCCGTAAGCGAAATTGCCTTCCATAGTCAACTACCAGCCTAG
- a CDS encoding pirin family protein, with protein sequence MQTLLHTAGSRGHASHGWLNSYHTFSFAGYQNPERMHFGVLRVLNDDTVAAGMGFGAHPHDNMEIISIPLAGTLEHKDNAGNHGIIQSGDVQVMSAGTGIAHSEKNHSRTEEVKFLQIWVFPNKRGVQPRYDQLSFRAADRHNQFQQVLSPNPDDAGVWIHQDAWFHLADFDAGFSADYQVKRSGNGVYVFVLEGDATINGQALHARDGFGIWDTTSFTVQADSNTRLLLMDVPMSL encoded by the coding sequence ATGCAAACGCTCCTGCACACTGCCGGCTCCCGCGGCCACGCCAGCCACGGCTGGCTCAACTCCTACCACACGTTCAGCTTTGCCGGCTACCAGAACCCGGAGCGGATGCACTTTGGCGTGCTGCGCGTGCTCAACGATGACACCGTGGCCGCCGGCATGGGCTTTGGCGCCCACCCGCACGACAACATGGAAATCATCAGCATTCCGCTGGCCGGCACGCTGGAGCACAAGGATAACGCCGGCAACCACGGCATCATCCAGAGCGGCGACGTGCAAGTGATGAGCGCCGGCACGGGCATCGCGCACAGCGAGAAAAACCACAGCCGCACCGAGGAAGTGAAGTTTCTGCAGATCTGGGTGTTTCCGAACAAGCGCGGCGTGCAACCCCGCTACGACCAGTTGAGCTTTCGGGCCGCCGACCGCCACAACCAGTTTCAACAGGTCCTCTCGCCCAACCCCGATGATGCCGGCGTCTGGATTCATCAGGATGCCTGGTTCCATCTGGCCGATTTCGACGCCGGTTTCAGCGCCGACTATCAGGTGAAGCGTTCCGGCAACGGCGTCTACGTATTCGTGCTGGAAGGCGACGCCACCATCAACGGCCAGGCCCTGCACGCCCGCGACGGTTTCGGCATCTGGGACACCACGTCCTTCACGGTGCAGGCTGACAGCAACACCCGCCTGCTGCTGATGGACGTACCCATGAGCCTGTAA
- a CDS encoding serine hydrolase encodes MKHVLRFLLILLLLPVLPGRAQQTPLYFPPASGNWATITPQSLGWCQPQLDSLVAFLGRKGTKSFVVLKDGRLVVERYYGTFTQDSVWYWASAGKSLTATLVGVAQQEGLLQLQDSTSRYLGRSWTSAPAAKQALITVRHQLTMSTGLNDAPPPPCDNESTSPGCLLYRADAGTRWAYHTGPYRLLQDVVAQASGLTINQYTNQKLASRIGMSGLWVNDVYYSRARDMARFGLLTLARGTWNGTAILRDTAYFRRMTTPSQSLNRSYGYLWWLNGQPSYMLPGLQLVFNGPLIPTAPADLIAALGKNDQKIYVVPSLGLVVVRQGKSAGDSRLAVSSFDTELWRYLTATMQCRPLAASSAVAATLPLYPNPAATTLTLGPPASSRTVRLLDSRGQVARQWPAPAATAETEVSVAGVAPGLYLVQWLDGQGRVLASRKLQKQ; translated from the coding sequence ATGAAACACGTTCTACGCTTCCTGCTGATTCTGTTGCTGCTGCCGGTGCTGCCGGGCCGGGCGCAGCAAACTCCCCTGTACTTTCCGCCCGCCAGCGGAAACTGGGCCACCATCACGCCCCAGAGCCTGGGCTGGTGCCAGCCCCAGCTCGATTCGCTGGTGGCGTTTCTGGGCCGCAAGGGTACCAAGTCGTTTGTGGTTCTGAAAGACGGGCGGCTGGTGGTGGAGCGCTACTACGGCACATTCACCCAGGATTCCGTCTGGTACTGGGCGTCGGCGGGCAAGTCGCTGACGGCGACGCTGGTGGGCGTGGCCCAGCAGGAGGGCCTGCTGCAGCTCCAGGACAGCACCTCCCGCTACCTCGGCCGCAGCTGGACGTCGGCGCCGGCCGCCAAGCAGGCACTCATCACGGTGCGTCATCAGCTCACGATGAGCACCGGCCTCAACGACGCCCCGCCCCCGCCCTGCGACAACGAAAGCACCAGCCCCGGCTGCCTGCTCTACCGCGCCGACGCCGGCACGCGCTGGGCCTACCACACCGGCCCCTACCGGTTGCTGCAGGACGTGGTGGCCCAGGCCAGCGGCCTCACCATCAATCAGTACACCAACCAGAAGCTGGCTAGCCGCATCGGCATGAGCGGGCTATGGGTGAACGACGTGTACTACAGCCGGGCCCGCGATATGGCCCGCTTCGGGCTGCTCACGCTGGCCCGCGGCACCTGGAACGGCACCGCCATTCTGCGCGACACCGCCTATTTCCGCCGCATGACCACGCCTTCGCAGAGCTTGAACCGCAGCTACGGCTACCTCTGGTGGCTGAACGGGCAGCCCTCCTACATGCTGCCGGGCCTGCAGCTCGTTTTCAACGGCCCGCTCATCCCCACGGCCCCCGCCGACCTGATTGCGGCGCTCGGCAAAAACGACCAGAAAATCTACGTGGTGCCCAGCCTGGGGCTGGTGGTGGTGCGCCAGGGCAAGTCGGCCGGCGACTCGCGGCTGGCGGTGTCGTCGTTTGATACCGAGCTGTGGCGCTACCTGACAGCCACCATGCAATGCCGGCCGCTGGCGGCCAGTTCCGCCGTAGCCGCCACCCTCCCGCTCTACCCCAACCCCGCCGCCACCACCCTCACGCTGGGTCCCCCGGCCAGCAGCCGCACCGTGCGCCTGCTCGATAGCCGCGGCCAGGTGGCCCGGCAATGGCCCGCCCCCGCTGCCACCGCCGAAACGGAAGTATCGGTGGCCGGCGTGGCTCCGGGGCTGTACCTGGTGCAATGGCTGGACGGCCAGGGCCGCGTGCTGGCCTCACGCAAGCTGCAGAAGCAGTAG
- a CDS encoding glutamate--tRNA ligase family protein, producing MLPSEPIVSRLAPTPSGFLHLGNAVNFTLTWLLTRQAGGTLHLRIDDLDRARFRPVYLDNIFQTIEWLGVDYDAGPTGPADFEQHYSQRHQLPAYEAVLQQLAQVPGLLQASTRSRTGATPAATVPLHTPEAAWRAQVPPETEISFPDAAQGSTTVPLGSLMPDFVVRKKDGVAAYQVASVVDDLRLGTNLLVRGLDLQASTAAQLWLALQLPETAPFNATRIRFHHHGLLLAPDGEKLSKSTQAGGYGGIVNEAAGPQVVYEAVARMLGLPPGPVGSLPELADRWREVVG from the coding sequence ATGCTGCCTTCAGAACCGATAGTGTCTCGCCTGGCGCCCACGCCCAGCGGCTTCCTGCACCTCGGCAACGCCGTCAACTTCACCCTCACCTGGCTGCTCACGCGCCAGGCCGGCGGCACGCTGCACCTGCGCATCGACGACCTGGACCGCGCCCGGTTCCGCCCCGTCTACCTCGACAACATCTTCCAGACAATCGAGTGGCTGGGTGTCGACTACGACGCAGGCCCCACCGGCCCCGCCGACTTCGAGCAGCACTACTCGCAGCGCCACCAGCTGCCCGCCTACGAGGCGGTGCTGCAGCAGCTGGCGCAGGTGCCCGGCCTGCTGCAGGCCAGTACCCGCTCCCGCACCGGGGCCACGCCCGCCGCTACCGTGCCGCTGCACACGCCCGAAGCCGCCTGGCGCGCCCAGGTACCGCCCGAAACGGAAATCAGCTTCCCGGATGCCGCCCAGGGCTCCACCACGGTGCCGCTGGGCTCCCTGATGCCCGATTTTGTGGTGCGCAAAAAAGACGGCGTCGCCGCCTATCAGGTGGCGTCGGTGGTGGATGATCTGCGGCTGGGCACCAACCTGCTAGTGCGCGGCCTCGACCTGCAGGCAAGCACCGCCGCCCAGCTCTGGCTGGCCCTGCAGCTGCCCGAAACCGCGCCGTTCAACGCCACCCGCATCCGGTTCCATCACCATGGCTTGCTGCTCGCGCCCGATGGGGAGAAGCTCTCGAAATCCACGCAGGCGGGTGGCTACGGCGGGATTGTGAACGAGGCCGCCGGTCCGCAGGTGGTGTACGAAGCCGTGGCTAGGATGCTGGGCTTGCCGCCCGGCCCGGTTGGCTCGTTGCCGGAACTGGCTGACAGGTGGCGGGAGGTGGTTGGTTGA